In the genome of Deinococcus sp. KSM4-11, one region contains:
- the metK gene encoding methionine adenosyltransferase, protein MRKYYTSESVSEGHPDKLADFISDSVLDEFLRQEPGSRVAVETLLTTGMAVVAGEVTAQHAHVDVQKTVREAVKTVGYTRANFGFDAEYSAVLVSIHEQSPEIAGGVNHSEEWRAMTAEERARPENAHSEVGAGDQGLMFGYATDETPELMPLPISLAHQLTRRLAELRKAGTLPYLRPDAKAQVTVVRYGEPHEATETSVDTIVISTQHAEDISQEQIRTDMIEQVIRPVIPAAYLTPQTKFFINPSGRFVIGGPHGDTGLTGRKIIVDTYGGAVPHGGGAFSGKDPTKVDRSAAYYARYIAKNLVAAGLARRALVEVAYAIGRASPVSLRVDTYGTGTVSDERLAQLVSQHFDARPQAIIAELNLRRPIYAQTAAYGHFGRAEFPWEQTDRAGALRAAAQG, encoded by the coding sequence ATGCGGAAGTACTACACGTCGGAATCCGTCTCGGAAGGCCACCCGGACAAACTCGCGGACTTCATCTCGGACTCGGTGCTGGACGAGTTCCTGCGGCAGGAGCCGGGCAGCCGCGTGGCCGTCGAGACGCTGCTCACCACCGGCATGGCGGTCGTGGCCGGTGAGGTCACGGCCCAGCACGCGCACGTGGACGTGCAGAAGACGGTGCGCGAGGCCGTCAAGACGGTCGGGTACACCCGCGCGAACTTCGGCTTCGATGCCGAGTACAGCGCCGTCCTGGTGTCCATCCACGAGCAGAGCCCGGAGATCGCCGGGGGCGTGAACCACAGCGAGGAGTGGCGCGCGATGACCGCCGAGGAGCGCGCCCGCCCGGAGAACGCGCACTCGGAGGTCGGCGCGGGCGACCAGGGCCTGATGTTCGGCTACGCGACCGACGAGACGCCGGAGCTCATGCCGCTGCCGATCTCGCTGGCGCATCAGCTCACGCGGCGCCTGGCGGAACTGCGCAAGGCGGGCACATTGCCGTACCTGCGGCCGGACGCGAAGGCGCAGGTCACGGTCGTGCGGTACGGCGAACCGCACGAGGCCACGGAGACCTCGGTGGACACCATCGTGATCAGCACCCAGCACGCTGAAGACATCTCGCAGGAGCAGATCCGGACGGACATGATTGAGCAGGTGATCCGTCCGGTGATCCCGGCCGCGTACCTGACGCCGCAGACGAAGTTCTTCATCAACCCCAGTGGGCGCTTCGTGATCGGCGGACCGCACGGCGACACCGGCCTGACCGGCCGCAAGATCATCGTGGACACCTACGGCGGCGCGGTGCCGCACGGCGGCGGAGCGTTCTCCGGCAAGGATCCCACCAAGGTAGACCGCTCGGCCGCGTACTACGCCCGGTACATCGCGAAGAACCTCGTAGCCGCCGGGCTCGCCCGCCGCGCGCTGGTGGAGGTCGCCTACGCCATCGGCCGCGCCAGCCCCGTCAGCCTGCGCGTGGACACCTACGGTACGGGCACCGTCAGCGACGAGCGGCTGGCTCAGCTCGTCTCCCAGCACTTCGATGCGCGCCCACAGGCGATCATCGCGGAACTCAATCTGCGCCGCCCCATCTACGCGCAGACCGCGGCGTACGGGCACTTCGGGCGCGCGGAGTTCCCGTGGGAACAGACGGACAGGGCGGGGGCGCTCAGGGCGGCCGCGCAGGGCTGA
- a CDS encoding alpha/beta fold hydrolase: protein MATFVLLHGGWSGGWVWNEVARILRRAGHEVATPTLTGYGERTHLLRQDVTFSTLVDDVLGVLHYGEFTDVVLVAHSLNGPLGQAVAAHAPQQVARLVLLDAVMIEDGQRTVDAFDSAFTAGIQAWVDAAGQGWFVPRIEPEAGSIDDREARGRHTAMPWLPYLEPVSLPPVTLPRTYVLCTEKSGSPEDTAILAAARRAREAGWTVQDLASGHVPMWTSPAALAELLEAQVTSA, encoded by the coding sequence ATGGCGACGTTCGTGTTGCTGCATGGGGGCTGGTCCGGTGGCTGGGTGTGGAACGAGGTGGCGCGGATCCTGCGGCGGGCGGGCCATGAGGTGGCGACCCCGACGCTGACCGGCTACGGCGAACGTACCCATCTGCTTCGCCAGGACGTCACGTTCTCGACCCTTGTCGACGACGTGCTGGGCGTCCTGCACTACGGGGAGTTCACCGACGTGGTGCTGGTCGCCCACAGCCTGAACGGCCCGCTGGGGCAAGCGGTGGCCGCCCACGCACCTCAGCAGGTGGCCCGGCTGGTGCTGCTCGACGCCGTGATGATCGAGGATGGCCAGCGTACTGTGGACGCCTTCGATTCCGCCTTCACCGCCGGGATTCAGGCGTGGGTGGACGCGGCGGGCCAGGGCTGGTTCGTGCCCAGGATCGAGCCAGAAGCGGGCAGTATCGATGACCGGGAAGCGCGGGGTCGGCACACGGCCATGCCGTGGCTGCCCTACCTGGAGCCGGTCTCGCTGCCGCCGGTGACGCTGCCCCGGACGTATGTGCTCTGCACCGAGAAGTCTGGTTCCCCGGAAGACACCGCGATCCTCGCGGCAGCCCGGCGCGCGCGGGAGGCTGGCTGGACGGTTCAGGATCTCGCCTCCGGACACGTGCCCATGTGGACGTCCCCGGCCGCGCTGGCCGAACTGCTCGAAGCGCAGGTCACGTCCGCCTGA
- a CDS encoding response regulator transcription factor produces MSHVVVIEDEGTVRDVLRFHLERAGLTVTALPSTAGGLEALESADVLVLDWMLPGESGLGFLRRVRGDAELRRMPVLMLTARAAEAERVEGLESGADDYLTKPFSAAELVARVRALLRRSQPEVPAVLANGPLSVDMGAAEARVSGSRLNLTRREFDLLAFLAQNVGRVYSRTELLDKVWGADFLGGERTVDQHVTQLRAHLGDDPGRPGFLETVRGKGYRMRPWAASA; encoded by the coding sequence ATGAGCCACGTCGTTGTCATAGAGGACGAGGGAACGGTGCGTGACGTGCTCCGCTTCCACCTGGAGCGCGCAGGACTCACGGTCACGGCGCTGCCGTCCACGGCGGGCGGGCTGGAGGCCCTGGAGAGCGCGGACGTGCTGGTGCTGGACTGGATGTTGCCCGGCGAGAGCGGCCTGGGCTTCCTGCGCCGGGTGCGGGGCGACGCGGAGCTGCGGCGCATGCCGGTGCTGATGCTCACGGCGCGCGCCGCCGAGGCCGAGCGGGTCGAGGGTCTGGAATCCGGCGCGGACGACTACCTGACCAAGCCGTTTTCCGCGGCGGAACTCGTGGCGCGCGTGCGGGCGCTGCTGCGTCGCTCGCAACCGGAAGTGCCGGCGGTGCTGGCGAACGGGCCGCTGAGCGTGGACATGGGCGCGGCCGAGGCGCGGGTGAGCGGCAGCCGCCTGAACCTCACCCGCCGGGAGTTCGATCTGCTGGCGTTCCTGGCGCAGAACGTGGGCCGGGTGTACTCGCGCACGGAGCTGCTGGACAAGGTGTGGGGCGCGGACTTTCTGGGCGGCGAGCGCACGGTGGACCAGCACGTCACCCAACTGCGCGCGCACCTGGGGGATGATCCGGGCCGGCCGGGCTTCCTGGAGACGGTGCGCGGCAAGGGCTACCGCATGCGGCCGTGGGCGGCGTCCGCGTGA
- a CDS encoding cell wall metabolism sensor histidine kinase WalK, which translates to MWMDALPQAVLLTRGGVVTRVNAAAARLWGVSQERAAGRPVLEVVRRHTLEALLERGGELELEVSGRTLRCTATRDAAESALIVEDVTDHRRREAELREATAVLSHEFRTPVAALRGVLEALEYDMPQELSQNFVRQGLQETERLARLVEDLAVGFRPTRARTLPLAEAFTRAERLLAPELLARQATVSFGPDHLVRADPDKLLQVLLNLVENALKYGPAGHPVDVQTAERGTWVEVCVLDDGSPLADTDGLFRAHTRGVSATGQGSGMGLYIVRSIVQGWGGQTWAERRGERNAFCFTLPGVAGLGG; encoded by the coding sequence ATGTGGATGGACGCGTTGCCGCAGGCGGTGCTGCTGACCCGGGGGGGCGTGGTGACGCGCGTGAATGCCGCCGCCGCGCGGCTGTGGGGCGTATCGCAGGAACGCGCCGCCGGACGCCCGGTGCTGGAAGTCGTGCGCCGACACACGCTGGAGGCGCTGCTGGAGCGCGGCGGCGAGCTGGAACTGGAAGTGTCGGGCCGCACCCTGCGCTGCACGGCCACCCGCGACGCCGCAGAATCGGCCCTGATCGTGGAGGACGTGACGGATCACCGTCGCCGGGAGGCCGAGTTGCGCGAGGCGACGGCGGTGCTCAGCCACGAATTCCGGACGCCGGTGGCGGCGCTGCGGGGCGTGCTGGAGGCGCTGGAGTACGACATGCCGCAGGAACTCTCGCAGAACTTCGTGCGCCAGGGCCTGCAGGAAACGGAGCGGCTGGCGCGCCTGGTCGAGGACCTCGCCGTGGGCTTCCGGCCCACGCGGGCGCGCACGCTGCCGCTCGCGGAGGCCTTCACGCGGGCCGAGCGGCTGCTCGCGCCGGAACTGCTGGCCCGGCAGGCGACCGTCAGCTTCGGGCCGGATCATCTGGTGCGGGCCGATCCGGACAAGCTGCTCCAGGTGCTGCTGAACCTCGTGGAGAACGCCCTGAAGTACGGCCCGGCCGGGCATCCGGTGGATGTGCAGACGGCGGAGCGGGGCACCTGGGTGGAGGTCTGCGTGCTGGACGACGGCTCGCCCCTGGCCGACACGGACGGCCTGTTCCGGGCGCACACGCGGGGCGTGTCGGCCACCGGGCAGGGCAGCGGCATGGGGCTGTACATCGTGCGGAGCATCGTGCAGGGCTGGGGCGGGCAGACCTGGGCCGAGCGGCGCGGGGAGCGCAACGCCTTCTGCTTCACCCTGCCGGGCGTCGCCGGACTCGGCGGCTGA
- the phoU gene encoding phosphate signaling complex protein PhoU — MREALETDLRAVLNGALNMLATVERMLPVAADVLLREQVERVDEVKALDREVDAQEAQIEAECLRIIALHQPVARDLRMVALILKSLSDIERMGDYVVHVAKDGAELAQAPALKRYVNLSRMMERLGEMSQNLRTAIAERDVAKAEATTEMDDEVDDLYEQIQRELVTYMLEDPRNISKALMLMRVGRSLERVGDHMENVSERVRYWVTGQREA, encoded by the coding sequence ATGCGTGAAGCCCTTGAAACCGACCTGAGAGCCGTGCTGAACGGCGCCCTGAACATGCTCGCCACCGTCGAGCGGATGCTGCCCGTGGCCGCCGACGTGCTGCTCCGCGAGCAGGTGGAACGCGTGGACGAGGTCAAGGCCCTGGACCGCGAGGTGGACGCGCAGGAAGCGCAGATCGAGGCCGAATGCCTGCGGATCATCGCGCTGCACCAGCCGGTCGCGCGGGACCTGCGGATGGTCGCGCTGATCCTCAAGAGCCTCTCGGACATCGAGCGGATGGGCGATTACGTCGTGCACGTGGCCAAGGACGGCGCGGAACTGGCGCAGGCCCCGGCGCTGAAACGCTACGTGAACCTCTCGCGGATGATGGAACGCCTGGGCGAGATGAGCCAGAACCTCCGCACCGCCATCGCCGAGCGCGACGTGGCAAAGGCCGAGGCGACCACCGAGATGGATGACGAGGTCGACGACCTCTACGAGCAGATCCAGCGGGAACTCGTGACGTACATGCTCGAAGACCCCCGGAACATCAGCAAGGCGCTGATGCTGATGCGGGTGGGCCGCAGCCTGGAGCGCGTGGGCGACCACATGGAGAACGTGTCCGAACGTGTGCGGTACTGGGTGACCGGGCAGCGCGAGGCCTGA
- a CDS encoding GH1 family beta-glucosidase, giving the protein MAHFPSGFVWGAATASYQIEGAVQEGGRGTSVWDTFAHTPGRIKGGETGDVACDHYHRYREDVALMQALGLNAYRFSIAWPRVQPDGRGRVNEAGLAFYDRLVDELLGADIQPWATLFHWDLPQALEDSGGWLNRDTAHRFEEYAFLVGARLADRVTGFMTLNETYIHFLLGYALGQHAPGRTLGLHAFPAAHHQLLGHGLAVRALREAGARSIGIANNFAPVWPAGERDADLDAANRVDALHNHLFTDPLLRGEYPALALDIVQGTDPALLDVILPGDLAVMAAPLDFLGVNYYQPDYVKANPASPTFGIELGRLPDRDYTAFGWPVVPEGLTQTLTGLKARYGETCPPLYVTESGCSVNDVVDQDGRVRDDFRIRYHEAHIDAVQDAITQGAEVRGYFAWSLMDNFEWAEGYSQRFGLVHVDYATQVRTPKDSYRWFQNFLRDQA; this is encoded by the coding sequence ATGGCGCATTTTCCTTCCGGGTTCGTGTGGGGCGCGGCGACCGCGTCGTATCAGATCGAGGGCGCGGTTCAGGAGGGTGGGCGCGGCACGAGCGTGTGGGACACCTTCGCGCACACGCCAGGGCGGATCAAGGGTGGTGAGACCGGCGACGTCGCCTGTGACCACTACCACCGCTACCGCGAGGACGTGGCCCTGATGCAGGCCCTGGGCCTGAACGCGTACCGCTTCTCCATCGCGTGGCCGCGCGTGCAGCCCGATGGTCGTGGGCGCGTGAACGAGGCGGGTCTGGCGTTCTACGACCGCCTGGTGGATGAACTGCTGGGTGCGGACATCCAGCCGTGGGCCACCCTGTTCCACTGGGATCTGCCGCAGGCCCTGGAGGACTCGGGCGGGTGGTTGAACCGCGACACGGCGCACCGGTTCGAGGAGTACGCGTTCCTGGTGGGCGCGCGCCTCGCGGATCGCGTGACGGGCTTCATGACCCTGAACGAGACGTACATCCACTTCCTGCTCGGATACGCGCTGGGCCAGCACGCGCCGGGGCGCACGCTGGGCCTGCACGCCTTCCCGGCCGCGCACCACCAGCTCCTCGGGCACGGCCTGGCGGTGCGGGCGCTGCGAGAGGCGGGCGCGCGGAGCATCGGCATCGCGAACAACTTCGCGCCGGTGTGGCCGGCTGGCGAGCGGGACGCCGATCTGGACGCCGCCAACCGCGTGGACGCGCTGCACAACCACCTCTTCACCGATCCCCTGCTCCGGGGCGAGTATCCGGCGCTGGCCCTGGACATCGTGCAGGGCACCGATCCGGCGCTGCTGGACGTGATCCTGCCGGGCGACCTGGCGGTCATGGCCGCGCCGCTGGATTTCCTGGGCGTGAACTACTACCAGCCGGACTACGTGAAGGCTAACCCGGCCTCTCCCACCTTCGGCATCGAACTGGGCCGCCTTCCGGATCGGGACTACACGGCCTTCGGCTGGCCGGTCGTGCCGGAGGGCCTCACGCAGACGCTGACCGGCCTGAAGGCCCGCTACGGCGAGACCTGCCCGCCCCTGTACGTGACCGAGAGCGGCTGCTCCGTGAACGACGTGGTGGATCAGGATGGACGCGTACGCGACGACTTCCGCATCCGGTACCACGAGGCCCACATCGACGCTGTCCAGGACGCGATCACGCAGGGCGCCGAGGTGCGCGGGTACTTCGCGTGGTCCTTGATGGACAACTTCGAGTGGGCGGAAGGGTACAGCCAGCGCTTCGGCCTGGTACACGTGGACTACGCCACGCAGGTACGGACTCCCAAGGACAGTTACCGCTGGTTCCAGAACTTCCTGCGCGATCAGGCGTAG
- a CDS encoding bifunctional 2-polyprenyl-6-hydroxyphenol methylase/3-demethylubiquinol 3-O-methyltransferase UbiG, producing MPTSFAFTLDPLSTILPRLRRALRDAGEVAFTVPDPDAGVGLYAGEVTPHGVHRPWAVWVEVADALSAHLLTPERMEPGRVRVRLRAFGPTPEPDAAGYGAQGDWARVDKLEDPTFLLTFVEALRRVNPPAGGRVLALGVNRAREFDALALAFPERTFDLHGVDVDASALGTARLRFPQATFHQSDVTTLPWPELGRFDLVITLSLLQSPGIRQDVLLAALRRHHLTPTGGLILGYPNARYRDGTLSPGARVRNFARPDSSLLMADVTDARRGLHKHGFKVFVTGRHEILVTAIPAGLPTPRGLEL from the coding sequence ATGCCCACTTCCTTTGCCTTTACCCTCGACCCCCTGTCCACCATCCTTCCCCGGCTGCGCCGGGCGCTCCGTGATGCCGGAGAAGTGGCATTCACCGTGCCCGACCCGGACGCAGGAGTGGGCCTGTACGCGGGCGAGGTCACCCCGCACGGCGTCCACCGCCCGTGGGCCGTGTGGGTCGAGGTGGCCGACGCGCTGAGCGCCCACCTGCTCACGCCGGAGCGGATGGAACCCGGCCGGGTGCGCGTCCGCCTGCGGGCCTTCGGCCCCACCCCGGAGCCCGACGCCGCCGGGTACGGCGCGCAGGGCGACTGGGCGCGCGTGGACAAACTCGAAGACCCCACCTTCCTGCTGACCTTCGTGGAGGCCCTGCGGCGCGTGAATCCCCCGGCAGGCGGGCGGGTGCTGGCACTCGGCGTGAACCGGGCGCGGGAATTCGACGCCCTGGCGCTGGCCTTCCCGGAGCGAACCTTCGACCTGCATGGCGTGGACGTGGACGCTTCGGCGCTCGGTACGGCTCGGCTCCGCTTCCCGCAGGCCACCTTCCACCAGAGCGACGTGACGACCCTGCCCTGGCCGGAACTGGGCCGCTTCGATCTGGTGATCACCCTGAGCCTCCTCCAGAGCCCCGGCATCCGGCAGGACGTGCTGCTGGCCGCGCTGCGCCGGCACCACCTGACGCCCACCGGCGGCCTGATCCTCGGGTACCCGAATGCCCGCTACCGGGACGGCACCCTGAGCCCCGGCGCGCGGGTGCGGAACTTTGCCCGGCCGGACTCCAGCCTGCTCATGGCCGACGTGACCGATGCCCGGCGCGGCCTGCACAAGCACGGCTTCAAGGTCTTCGTGACCGGCCGGCACGAGATCCTGGTGACGGCCATTCCCGCCGGACTCCCCACGCCACGCGGCCTGGAACTGTGA